In the Ruminococcus sp. OA3 genome, one interval contains:
- a CDS encoding V-type ATP synthase subunit F, whose translation MKMYLISDNVDTQTGMRLAGVEGVVVHEREELRHALENALADKDIGIILLTEKFGREFPEIIDEVKLSHKLPLLIEIPDRHGTGRKPDFITSYINESIGLKL comes from the coding sequence ATGAAAATGTATTTGATCAGCGACAATGTTGATACCCAGACCGGAATGCGGCTGGCAGGCGTTGAAGGTGTCGTAGTGCATGAACGGGAGGAACTGCGCCATGCACTGGAAAACGCACTCGCAGACAAGGATATCGGGATCATCCTGCTGACAGAAAAATTCGGCCGGGAGTTTCCGGAGATTATCGATGAGGTGAAGCTTTCCCATAAGCTGCCTCTTCTCATTGAGATCCCGGACCGTCACGGCACGGGAAGAAAACCGGATTTCATTACTTCTTACATTAATGAATCCATCGGATTAAAACTATAA
- a CDS encoding V-type ATPase subunit, whose amino-acid sequence MKKMLSYSGLVTKIRAMQSNLLTDDQYRELAEISSVPLAVAYLKQRPAYSQIWASLDENDLHRGQIEKLLINAVYNDFARLYRFANMEQRKFLDLYFKRYEISLLKNCLNKIFDHREVDLDLSMFKSFFDRHSELDISLLAASGSIEEFIANLKGTEYYEPLNHLREIESPTLFDYETALDLYYFRIIWKIKDKIFAGTDLEQVRAAYGNKFDLLNLQWIHRSRKFYNMSSTDIYALIIPIHYKLKKEEIAALVEAENDAAFEDILSKTYYGKHYEMLSPDTIEDMYIYIMKHVLTKESRRDPYSVASMYYYLYFKDHEIRRLTVALECIRYSIPPETTVQHIFKF is encoded by the coding sequence ATGAAAAAAATGCTGTCATACAGCGGCCTCGTAACAAAGATACGTGCCATGCAGAGCAACCTGCTGACGGATGACCAGTATCGGGAGCTTGCGGAGATATCTTCTGTCCCTCTGGCCGTCGCCTATCTGAAGCAGCGGCCCGCGTACAGTCAGATCTGGGCGTCGCTCGACGAAAACGATCTGCACCGGGGTCAGATTGAGAAACTGCTGATCAACGCAGTCTATAATGATTTTGCCCGGCTGTACCGCTTTGCGAATATGGAACAGCGTAAATTTCTGGATCTTTATTTTAAACGTTATGAGATCTCTCTTCTGAAAAACTGCCTGAACAAAATATTTGACCACCGTGAGGTAGATCTGGACCTGTCCATGTTCAAATCATTTTTTGACAGGCATTCAGAGCTTGATATCAGCCTGCTGGCTGCATCAGGCTCAATAGAGGAGTTCATTGCAAACCTAAAGGGCACGGAATATTACGAGCCGCTCAATCATCTGCGGGAAATCGAATCCCCGACACTGTTCGACTACGAGACAGCGCTGGATTTATATTATTTCCGCATCATATGGAAAATAAAAGACAAGATTTTTGCCGGAACAGATTTAGAGCAGGTCAGAGCCGCATACGGCAACAAATTTGACCTGCTGAACCTGCAGTGGATCCACCGTTCCCGAAAGTTTTATAACATGTCATCTACCGATATCTATGCACTGATCATACCGATCCACTATAAGCTGAAGAAAGAAGAGATCGCCGCTTTAGTGGAAGCTGAGAATGATGCTGCTTTTGAAGATATTTTAAGCAAAACATATTACGGAAAGCATTACGAGATGCTTTCACCAGACACCATCGAAGATATGTATATCTACATCATGAAGCATGTACTTACGAAAGAATCCCGCCGGGATCCCTATTCGGTTGCTTCCATGTACTATTATCTTTACTTTAAGGATCATGAGATCCGACGTCTGACTGTGGCCCTGGAGTGTATCCGATACAGCATTCCTCCAGAAACTACGGTACAGCATATATTCAAATTTTAA
- a CDS encoding V-type ATP synthase subunit E, translated as MTTEEKLQHFYDLSIEGAQADAQKLIDTHKAALDKMFIEHKEVKNRQAESELKAESDKLKRDFNKEISKEQLLIKRQLSAVTSELREKLFAEVEQKLLEFKRTPAYQEMLCRQVKEALDFAAGDEMTVYLDPSDTHLADAIAEKLDITGFAPTISKESFLGGMRAVIRSKNILIDNSFTTLMNDEKEKFTLEV; from the coding sequence TTGACTACAGAGGAAAAGCTGCAGCATTTTTATGATCTCTCTATCGAGGGAGCGCAGGCCGATGCGCAGAAGCTCATCGACACTCATAAAGCTGCTTTAGATAAAATGTTCATAGAACATAAAGAAGTGAAAAACCGTCAGGCGGAATCCGAACTGAAGGCAGAATCTGACAAACTGAAACGCGATTTCAACAAGGAAATCTCCAAAGAACAGCTCCTCATCAAGCGTCAACTCTCTGCCGTGACTTCAGAACTCCGCGAAAAACTTTTTGCCGAGGTGGAACAAAAACTGCTTGAATTTAAGAGAACCCCGGCCTACCAGGAGATGCTCTGCCGTCAGGTAAAAGAGGCGCTGGATTTTGCGGCCGGAGATGAGATGACTGTGTATCTGGATCCTTCCGATACCCATCTTGCAGATGCCATCGCAGAGAAACTCGATATTACAGGATTTGCCCCTACTATCTCAAAGGAAAGCTTTCTGGGAGGAATGCGGGCCGTCATCCGTTCCAAAAACATCCTGATCGACAATTCTTTTACAACATTGATGAATGACGAAAAAGAGAAATTTACCTTGGAGGTATAG
- the trmB gene encoding tRNA (guanosine(46)-N7)-methyltransferase TrmB: protein MRLRNIPGSKEIIENSSYVVHDAQMQKGRWNGLFPIAQPLHLEVGMGKGRFIMDMARAHPDINYIGIEMYDSVLLRAIQKREETADELSNLYFLRMDARELPEIFAAGEVDRIYLNFSDPWPKDRHAKRRLTSRQFLERYEKILKPEGRIEFKTDNRDLFAFSLEEVKEAGWELQEHTFDLHHTPDMCAGNIMTEYEEKFSSLGNPIYKMVMAKPVIAG, encoded by the coding sequence ATGAGATTAAGAAATATACCGGGCTCAAAAGAAATCATCGAAAACAGTAGTTACGTAGTGCACGATGCACAGATGCAAAAGGGCAGATGGAACGGTCTGTTTCCCATAGCACAGCCGCTGCATCTTGAAGTTGGAATGGGAAAAGGACGCTTCATAATGGATATGGCCCGTGCTCATCCCGATATTAATTATATAGGAATTGAAATGTATGACAGCGTGCTGCTGAGAGCTATTCAGAAGCGCGAAGAGACAGCAGATGAATTATCTAATCTCTATTTCCTGAGAATGGACGCGAGAGAACTGCCGGAAATATTTGCGGCGGGAGAAGTGGACAGGATCTACTTGAATTTTTCAGATCCGTGGCCAAAGGACAGACATGCAAAGCGCCGTCTGACTTCGCGCCAGTTTCTTGAACGGTATGAAAAAATTCTGAAACCTGAGGGGAGAATAGAGTTTAAAACGGACAACCGTGATCTCTTTGCGTTTTCTCTGGAAGAGGTAAAAGAAGCAGGCTGGGAACTTCAGGAGCATACATTTGACCTGCATCACACTCCGGATATGTGCGCTGGCAATATCATGACAGAATATGAAGAAAAATTTTCATCCCTGGGAAACCCTATTTACAAAATGGTTATGGCAAAACCGGTTATAGCCGGATAG
- the trxA gene encoding thioredoxin, with protein MVYEWNQENFDEQLKEGSEPVLVDMYADWCGPCKMMAPVIEEIAGEYSGRLKVAKVNIDTAPALAERYKVMSIPTLIVFKNGELAAKIVGMRAKEEIEAELESVL; from the coding sequence ATGGTATACGAATGGAATCAGGAAAATTTTGATGAACAGCTGAAAGAAGGCAGTGAACCGGTACTGGTTGATATGTATGCAGACTGGTGCGGTCCCTGCAAAATGATGGCTCCAGTCATAGAAGAGATTGCCGGAGAATACAGTGGCAGATTGAAAGTGGCAAAGGTCAACATTGATACAGCCCCGGCGCTGGCTGAGCGCTATAAGGTTATGTCCATACCGACACTCATTGTGTTTAAAAACGGAGAGCTTGCAGCCAAAATAGTGGGGATGCGGGCAAAAGAAGAGATTGAGGCAGAATTGGAATCTGTGCTGTAG
- a CDS encoding V-type ATP synthase subunit A: MNNTGIIYGINGPVVYLKGNTGFKMSEMVHVGDDHLVGEVIALTRDTTTVQVFEETTGLKPGAEVTATGDAISVTLGPGILSNIFDGIQRPLSEIAAQSGKYISRGVSVESLNTQKKWDVHVTVKPGDEVIGGMIFAETQETRSILHKSMIPPFLGGTIKEVVPDGAYTIQDKIAVLELADGTTRDLTLCQKWPIRIPRPTLKRYPASRPLITGQRILDTMFPIAKGGTAAVPGGFGTGKTMTQHQIAKWSDADIIIYIGCGERGNEMTQVLEEFQELVDPKSGNPLMDRTSLIANTSNMPVAAREASIYTGLTLAEYYRDMGYDVAIMADSTSRWAEALRELSGRLEEMPAEEGFPAYLASRLSAFYERAGMMQNLNGTEGSVTIIGAVSPQGGDFSEPVTMNTKRFVRCFWGLDKALAYARHFPAIHWLTSYSEYLTDLAPWYKDNVNKNFADLRNQLMALLNQESSLMEIVKLIGSDVLPDDQKLVLEIARVIRLGFLQQNAFHKEDTSVPLSKQYLMMEVILYLYKKSRALVALGMPISVLKEENIFERIIAIKYDVPNDKPELFDQYMKDIDAFYDRVLEKNG; encoded by the coding sequence ATGAACAACACAGGAATCATCTACGGAATTAATGGTCCTGTTGTCTATCTGAAAGGAAACACCGGTTTTAAAATGTCTGAAATGGTGCATGTCGGAGACGATCATCTTGTCGGAGAAGTCATTGCCCTGACCAGGGACACCACCACAGTGCAGGTGTTTGAGGAGACGACAGGGCTGAAACCGGGTGCCGAGGTAACTGCAACCGGCGATGCGATCTCCGTAACACTCGGACCGGGAATCCTCAGCAATATATTTGACGGCATCCAGCGTCCTTTAAGCGAGATAGCAGCCCAATCCGGTAAATACATCAGCCGTGGTGTCAGTGTCGAGTCCCTGAACACGCAGAAAAAATGGGATGTACACGTAACTGTGAAACCCGGTGACGAGGTAATCGGCGGTATGATATTCGCTGAAACCCAGGAGACCAGATCCATCCTTCACAAGTCCATGATCCCGCCTTTCCTTGGCGGTACGATCAAAGAGGTAGTGCCGGATGGAGCTTATACCATTCAGGATAAGATCGCCGTACTGGAGCTCGCAGACGGTACCACGCGTGACCTCACGCTGTGCCAGAAATGGCCGATCCGTATCCCCAGGCCAACGTTAAAACGTTACCCGGCATCCCGTCCTCTGATCACTGGCCAGCGTATTCTGGATACCATGTTCCCCATCGCAAAAGGCGGCACTGCAGCCGTACCGGGCGGATTCGGAACCGGAAAGACCATGACGCAGCATCAGATTGCCAAATGGTCTGACGCTGATATTATCATCTATATCGGCTGTGGTGAACGTGGCAATGAAATGACACAGGTACTGGAAGAATTCCAGGAACTTGTCGACCCAAAAAGCGGTAATCCGCTGATGGACAGAACCTCACTGATCGCCAACACATCCAACATGCCTGTGGCTGCCCGCGAGGCCTCTATTTACACCGGTCTTACCCTGGCTGAATATTACCGCGATATGGGCTATGACGTCGCTATCATGGCAGATTCGACGTCACGCTGGGCGGAAGCACTCAGGGAACTCTCCGGACGTCTGGAGGAGATGCCTGCCGAGGAAGGTTTCCCGGCTTACCTGGCATCCCGGCTGTCCGCATTTTATGAGCGTGCGGGTATGATGCAGAATCTGAACGGCACCGAAGGGTCTGTCACCATTATCGGAGCCGTCTCCCCGCAGGGCGGCGATTTCTCAGAACCTGTCACGATGAACACCAAACGTTTTGTCCGCTGTTTCTGGGGACTTGATAAAGCTCTGGCATATGCCCGCCATTTCCCCGCTATCCACTGGCTGACCAGCTACAGTGAATATCTCACAGATCTGGCGCCGTGGTATAAGGACAACGTGAACAAAAACTTTGCGGACCTTCGCAACCAGCTGATGGCCCTTCTGAACCAGGAGAGCTCCCTGATGGAGATCGTAAAACTCATCGGAAGCGATGTGCTTCCCGATGATCAGAAACTCGTGCTTGAGATCGCGCGTGTGATCCGTCTCGGTTTTCTCCAGCAGAACGCCTTCCACAAAGAGGATACCAGCGTGCCTCTGTCGAAACAGTATCTGATGATGGAGGTCATCCTGTACCTGTATAAGAAATCAAGAGCCCTTGTGGCGCTGGGTATGCCAATCTCCGTGCTGAAAGAAGAGAATATATTTGAACGCATCATCGCCATTAAATATGATGTGCCGAACGACAAACCGGAACTTTTTGACCAGTATATGAAAGATATTGACGCGTTCTACGACCGCGTTCTTGAAAAGAATGGATAA
- a CDS encoding tyrosine-type recombinase/integrase gives MTLQTAFESFMFEKHLHGLSDKSLYNYRCFITPFVLVCDKSVETLTYQDVQRYILQLMERELARATLSTYIRNLKIFVRWLCDNYGCPADYRRIKVPKSPKKTLDIYSEEDIRLIFDSVQTSVSWVTIRNRAIISLMLDAGVRQNEVCTLLRKNVHVREQYVKVFGKGQKERIVSIGKVTIAFFRKYWSKCPFESSYAFVSHRGEQVTTDSVKHMMYKMSKRLPFEFSSHKLRHNFATNYCLDQYERYGRIDIYRLMVLMGHEEINTTRRYLHVANQVIATRENLSHMDKIFWKSHNT, from the coding sequence ATGACACTGCAAACAGCGTTTGAAAGTTTTATGTTTGAGAAACATCTGCATGGCTTGTCTGACAAGTCTTTGTACAATTATCGGTGCTTTATTACACCTTTTGTATTAGTGTGTGATAAATCGGTGGAAACACTGACCTATCAGGATGTGCAGCGTTATATTCTACAGTTAATGGAACGTGAACTTGCACGGGCTACACTTTCCACGTATATCAGGAACCTTAAGATATTTGTCCGCTGGCTCTGTGATAATTATGGATGCCCGGCTGATTATCGGCGTATCAAGGTGCCAAAGTCACCAAAAAAGACTTTAGATATTTATTCTGAGGAAGATATCCGCCTGATCTTCGATTCTGTCCAGACTTCCGTTTCTTGGGTTACCATACGGAACCGGGCGATAATCTCCTTGATGCTGGATGCCGGAGTGCGGCAAAATGAAGTCTGTACCTTATTACGCAAAAATGTCCATGTACGTGAACAATATGTAAAAGTCTTTGGAAAAGGTCAGAAAGAACGGATTGTCTCGATCGGGAAAGTGACCATTGCATTTTTCCGGAAATACTGGTCGAAATGTCCTTTTGAAAGCTCATATGCATTCGTGTCCCACCGTGGTGAACAGGTTACTACGGATTCGGTGAAGCATATGATGTATAAGATGTCGAAGAGGCTGCCCTTTGAGTTCTCATCCCACAAGCTCCGGCACAATTTTGCAACAAACTACTGTCTCGATCAGTATGAACGTTATGGGCGCATTGATATTTATCGGCTAATGGTTCTGATGGGTCATGAAGAGATTAACACGACTCGGCGTTACCTGCATGTTGCCAATCAGGTGATCGCGACACGTGAAAACTTATCGCATATGGATAAAATATTTTGGAAATCCCATAACACCTGA
- a CDS encoding zonular occludens toxin domain-containing protein, with protein MIMLYSGTPRSGKSLHIARNIRNWLTYGFPVICNFPIATEKIPHKRADFQYLPNLKLTPRMLINYSNTYFKDKKFSIAKKEGHIKIVIDEAQRIFNARDWGRQGRSDWLEFFTLHGHLGFDIILIAQFDRMLDRQIRALIEYEYIHRKMSNFGYKGKIITALALGELFIAVKVWYPMHEKVGSECFRKHKKYYSIYDTHASIEEFDKRVVVVNDCSPAPSPLSLEDGGQGDPSDGGGGAGAAGAYT; from the coding sequence ATGATTATGTTATACAGCGGGACTCCCAGAAGTGGGAAGTCCTTGCATATCGCAAGAAATATCAGAAACTGGCTGACGTATGGTTTTCCGGTGATCTGCAACTTTCCGATCGCGACGGAAAAGATACCGCATAAACGTGCAGATTTTCAGTATTTGCCGAATCTGAAATTGACACCTCGGATGCTGATTAATTACTCGAATACCTATTTTAAAGACAAGAAGTTCTCCATCGCGAAAAAGGAAGGGCATATCAAAATTGTGATTGATGAAGCCCAACGGATATTCAACGCCCGGGACTGGGGCCGTCAAGGTCGGAGTGACTGGCTTGAGTTTTTCACATTGCATGGGCATTTGGGCTTTGATATCATCCTGATTGCACAGTTTGACCGGATGCTTGACCGCCAGATACGCGCCCTAATTGAGTATGAATATATTCACCGGAAGATGTCCAACTTTGGCTATAAAGGTAAGATTATCACGGCATTGGCACTTGGCGAACTGTTTATTGCTGTCAAAGTCTGGTATCCCATGCATGAGAAAGTAGGAAGTGAGTGTTTTCGGAAGCATAAGAAATATTACTCGATCTATGATACTCATGCAAGTATTGAGGAGTTCGATAAAAGAGTTGTTGTAGTCAATGACTGCTCTCCTGCCCCATCACCTCTGTCACTTGAGGATGGGGGTCAGGGGGACCCGTCCGATGGTGGCGGGGGTGCTGGGGCAGCAGGGGCTTATACTTGA
- a CDS encoding ATP synthase subunit C: MTTLVQILVAAALVLSIIIPFGVYLIGEKNRGRYKTAIGVNSFFFFGTMIVAAGVILAGKVNVLAAAGDSMTVGAGMAYLAAALVTGLSCIGGGIAVASAASAALGAISEDSSILGKSLIFVGLAEGVALYGLIISFMILGKL, translated from the coding sequence ATGACAACATTAGTACAAATTCTCGTAGCTGCTGCATTGGTGTTAAGCATCATCATTCCATTCGGTGTATACCTGATCGGTGAGAAGAACAGGGGGCGCTATAAGACTGCCATAGGCGTCAATTCCTTCTTCTTTTTCGGAACCATGATCGTAGCCGCAGGAGTTATCCTGGCAGGCAAGGTAAATGTCCTGGCTGCTGCCGGTGATTCCATGACTGTCGGTGCCGGCATGGCATATCTTGCCGCAGCGCTCGTAACCGGATTATCCTGTATCGGCGGCGGTATCGCAGTAGCCAGTGCTGCTTCGGCTGCCCTCGGAGCGATCAGCGAAGACTCCAGCATCCTCGGTAAATCCCTGATTTTCGTAGGTCTTGCCGAAGGTGTCGCTCTCTACGGCCTGATCATTTCCTTTATGATCTTAGGTAAACTTTAA
- a CDS encoding V-type ATPase 116kDa subunit family protein, with protein MIEKMKFISITGPKTDIDRVVKEYLSKYEIHLENALTELQGVQNLDPFIQINPYKDSLNKVNEFCNLFDAQSTAAGSQLSLEDSLKLVTETDRNYTEYNTGLLDLEQQRTQLEESMKRIQPFRDLHYNLSSLLNFEFIRFRFGRIEKEYYSKFRDYVYANFDTFFHPCGEDDTYIWGAYFCPRAQLQKIDAVYASMHFERIYLPDEYSGTPDEAFNSIEKDLEEVNSRIKNLKNKMKSLMHDNASGLLAAQSTLSSYSTNFDVRKLAACTKDEYEVFYILCGWMTEKDSIAFRHDIRNDENIYCFMEDENGHDLGTPPTKLKNPKLIRPFEMFIRMYGLPAYNEIDPTIFVSITYAFIFGWMFGDVGQGLCLFIGGLILYRLKKMDLAAIISTAGIFSTFFGFLFGSFFGFESDHPLWLKPKEATMTLPFIGTLNTVFVVAIAFGMFLIIVAMIFHIINAVKAKDTENIWFDHNAVAGLIFYGAVVAVAVLFMTGHTLPAAIVLIIMFVAPLLLILFKEPLTNLVKKKSEIMPGSKGMFFVQGFFELFEVLLSYFSNTLSFVRIGAFAVSHAAMMEVVLSLAGAESAGGTNWIVIILGNIFVCGLEGLIVGIQVLRLEYYELFSRFYKGNGREFCPFIKRQHK; from the coding sequence TTGATTGAAAAAATGAAATTCATAAGCATCACCGGTCCAAAAACGGATATTGACCGTGTCGTAAAAGAATATCTGTCAAAGTATGAAATCCATCTTGAAAATGCCCTCACAGAACTGCAGGGTGTACAGAATCTGGACCCCTTCATTCAGATCAATCCATATAAGGATTCCCTGAATAAGGTCAATGAATTCTGCAATCTGTTCGATGCACAGTCCACAGCAGCCGGCAGTCAGCTATCACTTGAGGATTCTCTTAAACTGGTAACAGAAACAGACAGAAACTATACGGAATACAATACCGGCCTTTTGGATCTGGAACAGCAGCGTACGCAGCTGGAAGAATCCATGAAACGGATACAGCCGTTTCGTGACCTTCACTATAACCTGTCTTCACTTTTAAATTTTGAATTTATCCGTTTCCGTTTCGGGCGGATAGAGAAGGAATACTACAGTAAATTTCGGGATTATGTATATGCAAATTTTGATACATTTTTCCATCCCTGCGGCGAAGATGATACTTATATCTGGGGTGCTTATTTCTGTCCGAGAGCACAGCTTCAGAAAATTGACGCAGTATACGCGTCCATGCATTTTGAAAGAATTTATCTTCCCGATGAATATTCCGGAACCCCGGATGAGGCATTCAACTCGATCGAAAAAGATCTTGAAGAGGTTAACTCCAGGATCAAAAACCTGAAGAACAAAATGAAAAGCCTCATGCATGACAACGCTTCCGGTCTCCTTGCCGCACAGAGCACGCTTTCGTCCTATTCAACCAATTTTGATGTGCGCAAACTTGCCGCGTGTACCAAAGACGAATACGAGGTGTTTTATATTCTCTGCGGCTGGATGACAGAAAAAGACTCCATCGCGTTCCGTCATGATATCAGGAACGATGAAAATATCTACTGCTTCATGGAAGATGAAAACGGCCATGATCTGGGAACTCCGCCTACCAAACTGAAAAATCCAAAACTGATCCGTCCTTTTGAAATGTTCATACGGATGTACGGACTTCCTGCCTATAATGAGATTGACCCGACGATTTTCGTATCCATTACGTATGCCTTTATCTTTGGATGGATGTTCGGCGATGTCGGTCAGGGACTGTGCCTGTTTATCGGCGGTCTGATTCTTTACAGGCTTAAAAAAATGGATCTGGCAGCGATCATCAGTACGGCGGGTATCTTCTCAACATTTTTCGGCTTTCTGTTCGGCAGTTTCTTCGGCTTTGAATCGGATCACCCGTTATGGTTGAAACCCAAGGAAGCGACGATGACACTGCCATTTATCGGCACACTGAATACTGTGTTTGTCGTTGCGATAGCATTTGGAATGTTCCTTATTATCGTAGCAATGATCTTCCACATTATCAATGCCGTTAAGGCAAAGGACACAGAAAATATCTGGTTTGACCACAATGCCGTAGCAGGCCTGATCTTCTACGGGGCAGTCGTAGCAGTCGCTGTACTGTTCATGACCGGTCATACACTTCCGGCAGCCATTGTTCTGATCATCATGTTTGTGGCACCGCTGCTTTTGATTCTATTCAAGGAGCCTCTGACAAACCTGGTAAAGAAAAAATCAGAGATCATGCCGGGTTCAAAAGGGATGTTTTTTGTACAGGGCTTTTTCGAGCTCTTTGAAGTTTTGCTGAGTTACTTCTCCAATACACTCTCATTTGTGCGTATCGGTGCGTTTGCAGTCAGCCACGCCGCAATGATGGAAGTAGTTTTAAGTCTGGCAGGCGCTGAATCTGCTGGCGGCACTAACTGGATTGTAATCATACTCGGAAATATATTTGTCTGCGGACTGGAAGGACTGATCGTTGGCATCCAGGTTCTTCGTCTTGAATACTATGAACTATTCAGCCGTTTCTATAAAGGTAATGGACGTGAATTCTGTCCCTTCATTAAACGGCAACATAAATAA